AATCAAGTGTTTTATAAATagttaatcctgcttttgttgaagaaactgtctctactgcccaggaACAGCTTTCTACTAGGTCTACTTCATTTAGATCAACAAGAGACTAAGTGAGCTCAGTTCACCATAtgacctcatccccaactctctgAACTTGCACTATTTGCAAAagacatctttaaaaaaattgatcTAAACTACTTTTTGAAAGATTCAGAGAGGAGAGAGCAGCACACAAACAGACTGAGAGACATTAGATAAACACAGCTAAGATCAATAGTCGACTAACAACAAGGACGACAGGAAACGTATTAATCAAGTCATGAATCATACTCCTGAATGTGTCTCGTTGCTCTTTAtgtgttcttgtgtgtttttgcattttcatGTTGTTGCATGATGTTATCTTCCTTCGCTCAAACTGCATTCCAATACTCGTATGTATCAAAAACAGTTAAAtttagtctgttttatgtaaaatgttttaattccAGAATTTCTTAACAATTTTGAGATCAATTTTAAGGAtgaacttaataataataataataataataataactcagtTTAGTCTGTTACCTTTGGCCGTTTCTTTGTCATTGGCTTTTCGACACAATCCATTTGCTTAATGGGTGTGAGTGTCTCAACTTGTAGGTTGGAAATGATGTAAAAGCTGCTAACTCTGTATTTGCTGTATTCTATACCAGGCTTACAGTGTGGATGCGTTCGTGCTCGGCCTTTAAAACCAAGGATGCATCAGTTTGTGACTCGCTGAGAAAAGCAAATGGAAATACTCAGTATTTACTGTGCATTCAACACAGACATGATGGCAAATGATGCTTCTGAGACCCACAATTTaacttttctatatatatttttaagtattttaaattaaCAGTGCTTCTTGTTTTGGTATTAAAAATGAGGTGAGAAAGTTTGCAAATCATATTTGACACAAACAACTTTTTATACTGTTATATCGTAAGGCTTATATACCCTACTGTGTTAGCTTTGTACTGTATTGCCAAAAACGTATGTAACATAGACTACACAGCTTGCTTTTTAACCACATTTACCATAAAAGACCAGCGTAGACCTTCTGAAAACAAAAGCTACTAGCAAAAGCtgctttttaactttattttgatGCAGAGGTGTCAGTAACAGCGTATTTGTGCAAAGAGTAGTCATGACCAAGCTTCCAACCATAGTAATGTTTATGTGGAGACCtttctttactatatatatatattttttttaaaacaacatgtATTCAATACATTGAATAAAACTGCATTCAGCCTTTGCTTGAACAGAACCAAAATACATCCAGACTGCCGACAATCCAGCAAACGCATGACATCTGTGTAGTAAATTACCTCTCAAAGAAACCAGCAACTTTATTAGCCCTTAACTCCAACATCTCTGATCACAGGTTCCGTTAATGAGTGTCCAGCTCCCCTGTAGTCAGTCCCGGAGGCCCCACTAATCCCCCCAGTCTACCCCAGCAACCCCTGCTCAGCCTCCACTTCCAGAACCTCAGGTGTTTCCGGACACACTTAGTCTTCACCCCTGGTCACCTGGGATTCAGCAGGGTCAATTTTTGTTCAACCTTTCTCCAGCATCTGTGCTCAAgcagacagagagcagagagcgagagagggagtcGCCTGGAATGCAAAGCCAGCATTTCTGATTTGTTAGAAATATACATGGGAATAATATTCACATGTCCAGAGAAATCACCTtttaaattaattagattaaaTATGACTCAATATTTCTGGCACTGAGATTAGCTAAGAGAGTGAAAGATAACCTGTTTTTTAGAAAAAAGTACATACATTTCATTATTAGGCTGCATCACAAGCCCAAAGTATAAATAATCCaaccccatgcttaacagttggtcaGATGTTCTATTCATGAAACTGttccgagctgaactgcttgatttggttatccaaagttatccaaaagcagtgtgtaagactggtggaggagaacatgccaagatgcatgcaaactgtgattaaaaaacagggttattccaccaaatattgatttctgaactcttaaaacttcataaatatgaacttgatttctttgcattatttgaggtctgaaagttctgcatctttttttgttatttcagacatttctcattatctgcaaataaatgacaatatttttatttggactttgggagaaatgctgtctgtagtttatagaataaaacaacaatgttcattttactcaaatgtatacatataaatagcaaaatctgaaaaactgattcagaaactgaagtggtctccaagTATGAACTCAAtatgaactaaaaactgaaaaataatatatttcaagATAATTCAAGTTATTGAATGTATAAATCAGACGGCAAAGGCAGTCAATAATGTGAGGGGTATAATTTGTGTATAAGACGCGCCTAAAATATACACCAAGcttttttaatagtaaaatattaatgcaattaatagcaatgatattattatatttttttattgattttgtgAAAATAACAAAAGATTAATGTGGGACAATGGGACACACTAAATATAAATGTACCCCAAGTCTAAACTGATCTAATAtaatatatctaataataatatataaataaaaaaaacatgtcaagATACTAAACTCTCTAATGACCCctaacttataaaaaaaaaaacgttatatatatatatatatatatatatatatatatatatatatatatatatatatatatatatatatatatatgtgtgtgtgtataaaatatatttttataacggCTTGTCAAGGTTTTAATTGAATGTCTTCATTAGAGATGTATATGATGCCGCATTAGGCTGATGTGCTGCtgatcagctgctgctgctgctgctctctcatGTGAAGGGCTGTTAGCTGAGCCGCGCCATGATGAGCATAATAAAGCCCAGAGCAGCTCTTCAGCGGGGGAGACGGATCATGGACGGAAGATGAGAAGAAAGACAGCGGCCAAACGCCTCCTGAACAACGAGCATGAGGGAGAACCGGAGCAGGCGCAGTGTGAGGCTATTGAGGTGAGTTGTGTCCCACTGCTGAGTGTTTAAAGGATGTAAATATTAGCCTTTTGACGCCGCGTGTTGAGGGCAGCTAGCCTCACGCGGACGTGCTACTCTGTAGCTAATTACACTGAGTCTTCTCCAGCATAGACCGTCGAAGATGAGGAAACAGCTGCACCCTCTGGAAGACCTGAGGCAGAAGCTAACACCATGTGATGGTGGTCCTCTGAAGCTCATCTCGAGGGTCTGTCTGCTTTTCCTGTCTCTTTACAACCCCCCCACTGAAATGAACTCTCTGGTGGTCCACTCCCTGCCCCACACTGCCATGGTGGGCGTATTCAGTTGTAAAGGGGATTTAATGCACTCTTTATTAAAGCTGCCCCCTCTGTATTAAATTATTGTTGATGTGATGTAATGCGATGTAAGTGTGTGTAATATAACACTGAGCCTTGTAAGGGTGTCAGTGTGATGTTGGTATTACTCTCTTTGGACAGACTTTTGAAGTTGAGAGCACAGCAGGACTGGCCATTGCAGATGGAGATATCACCATGGAGGTAACTTCAGTTCCTCAAGTATTAAAGTTCTGTACTGTAACTAAACTTGTCCAGAATTGGAACTTAAAATTTTATCTGATGCTCCCAACGGGCTTACAGAGCTAGAGATAGTGTAGGGCATAGTGTTTTCCATGCAAATGGTTCACTATTtgttacaccattaacaagctcaaagtatctccacacttcattagtggaaatataaaatgaggcactgagaattgtgaaagtgcacaggtagtttataaaaaaaaaaacactgtttaaacacaaGTATATCTTCAGCCATAAAAACTTGCAAGACAAGGGTCCCTAAAAAAACACCCTATTACTATTTAACCCAGCCCAGCATCTTTTCCATTagcttatttaaatacatttatttaaaaaaaattctgttgtCTCCTTGTGAGTCTGTCCTCTTTGGCTGTTCCCCCACTTATCAGTGTTTAGTAGTTCCACGGTTTGTTGGTCACAATGAGGCATCATAATCAGTTAAGGTAGTACCCTGGGCGCTGCCATCCTTACCTTAAGTCACGATAAGtcgactttttaaattttaaatgtcagggccctcaggaTAAGCAACATGTCTACATTTTAAAGGAGTACTGATCAGAGAGAAAAGTGAGTAGTAAtacaaataaaagtaataaaaaagtaaGTTGGTACTTACTATTATTTCTTATATCTTTTTTATGTGTTATATaaacctatatattttttttaacttttactagTTTTACTAATGTTATTGTCTATTGAGTTATGGCATTTCAGAATGTCTAAGGCAACCTTTAAAAAGCTCTGTGTCATGATTGGGCATGTAGTACGCTTTTCAAAGTCCTCAAAAACTTGGCGGGTGGAAGATTTGCTTATGTCTCAGGCACTTATATATTCATAATAATTGTATCTAACATTCTTTTTAGAATGTAGAAGTTTAATTGTTTCCTATCAGCATTTCTGTAAACAATTGTAATTTTGTAAATTTCTTCAATACAGCATATTAACGGGCATAATGAAGTTTCAGATGATTtactataatttaaaatataacagttgTAATTTTACCTACATTttaagtgaatgtgtgtgtgtttttttatgctatCCGTGCCTATTGTTGTTCTAGGTGTTGGGAAATCTCCAAACTTGCTCAAGGTCAGAACTTATCGCCATGGTGTTGAGCATGCAGAGGGAGACGGACAGCCTTAGGGAGCAAATCAAGACTCTTACAGGTCTATATTTCATTTCTGTTTATGTCTGTACATTGGAAAAATCTTACTTAATTAACTCTCTGTCTTAAATGAACTGTATGCCAATGAAACTAGATTTTGTATTCTAAATGACATGTATTTGAAGTAATTTTAAACcgtttctttttacattgaccatCAACTTAAAACTATATTTTCACAGAATGCAACAGAATGTTCCCCAACATGCTAAATTTCATGAACGTCTTCTGAATGTCAGAATATGCAGGTCAGACTTATAAAAACAAGTGATTCTAACTAAAATAAGCAgttgtggtgtttttttctgtACAGCTTGTGGAAGGTTGGCACAGAATCTTGAGGAGTTGGTCTCAAAGACCGAAGGGTGGTTGAACTGTTGCAGTATAGAAAGGACTCCCAGTATCCCGAAGGCTCATGAAGGGAACTCTGCACCCAGTCCGGTCTCTGCTCCGGTTGTCCGAAACAACCACAGGATAGAGCAGCAGGTCTCCACCCAGCAGGATGGTCACGAAACGGACGAGAAAACACCAAGGAGTGAAACACCCCATTTCCAAGAGGTAGCCTGGCACAGTTGTATTTAAAATAGTGATGAAACTGCATAAATACTTTTTTTGAATGCATATTTCTAGAAGTGCAGAGCTTGCTGAATCAGGTTTCAGATCAAAAGCTGGAACCACTCCACTCCACTTCACTGCACTGCTGATGCTTCTAAAGCACTTCTGTTAAAGTGAAGTTACCTTTAACACAGGCATGCATGGCAAGCACAGTCACGTGCACAATGAGTGCTCTTACTGTCACACATGAATGAAGACTGGGCCGTTCTTAGAACATAGTGCATGACTGAGCTTGAAGAACATACCTGTGCAAAAGCTCAGTTAAGGACATGCAAACTCACATTAGACTCTGAATTCAAGAAATAGAATTTGAGTGAGTTTGAATTTAAGGCCTagttgtgtgtgtgcagggggaTGAGATATTCTATTTCAAAAGTAGTGCAGGAATTTACCATTTCTTGATCCAGATTGTCACATTTGTACAACAAATATGGCATAGAAGCATTACAACCCACATTGGACAGCAGactgggtggtaatgattgtgactggcagtgtctggctataaTTCTCCAAATGAACAgacaaaaagtcatgggatatgttTCTAATTGCTGTCCAATGCCATTTGTGAAGATAATTTAACATATCGGAACATGTAGGGACCTCAGTAGTCTAGCATTTTAAATTGGGAACTGATTCAACACAGACACTTTAATGGCCTGTTATGTATAAATCCAGTATTTGTTTGTGGTTTCTACGTTGAATGGGATTTTTACTAAGATTCAGTACCTATCGTCTAACCTTGTTACAACTGCTATGAAATAACCCTTTTGTAGGTAAAGCACTGATTGATCAGATAAGGTCCACTGTAACTTAAGAGGCCTGGTCTCTCAATGTACGTCACAATATCTAACTTAGCTGTAAAAAATCTAAAAGTTTGTTTTCTGTGTTGTCcagagaaaacaaaataaattaaagcatGTCTCCTGAAGTGGATGATTTGAAGGTGAACTGACATCCCTCCTCAACACTGCCTTTCAGATTATCCCAGCGGAGTTGCTTGAGCGCTGCAACACAGGCACCACGGCCCAGAAGCTGACCAATGAGCTGCTGCGTGGCCTGTATGACCGAGACTGCCTCGCTTCACACTCTATCTCCGGTGTCGTTAACAGCAAGAGAGGACAACCCAAGCCTGCACTGCCTGCCCACGAGATTCAGGCCATCCTGAGTATGTTCACTGAAGAAATCCTACTATAGATTAagtgatgaattaaaaatatatacagatatattcgGACAGAAAAAAATTCTATACTGTTTAAACATAATCAGATTTTTCCCAGAATTGCTTTTATCAAATCAATACTTATGAAGCATGCTAAAAAAAATTTGATGAATCCGTGTGATGAGAATAATCATTGTGTCTTAAAAGTTTGAACATGCCCTATCTCATTTAATGGTTTCCAAATTGTAGATTAAAAGTAAAGACAtttaaaactatgaaggaacaagtGTGGTAATATCTAGTGTATAAAAAAGTGATGAACCATCCATAAATTGTTCTTCTAAGTAGCCACGTTTGCTTTGATGGTAGCTCTACCCAGtcggcttcatgaggtagaaacTTGATTGTTTCTGAAAAGTGTTAAAGAAGTTCCCGCAGTGATCCTGCATACATTACTATggacataatttattttattattataaaatcttttgttgcacataacactatttgagagctgttgtccccAGTGGAAGAATAATTttgccccacccactgcactggaaaaacagtagtactagagccattaaggcaaagtaacagctattgtttttactaatttaaataTCACACACAGGCTTCAAATGCAGTGTAAAGAAAAAttcatattttagttaattggatttatttgttttataggttttatagcagcatatatatatatatatatatatataatctcccatcactggagataattcaggtctgaaagggtccAACACCATCTCAATTGGGTTTAATTCTGAATTTaggccaaacactttttgtttactatttaattccatatgtgttcctcaTAGTGTTAAGGTcttcaatattaatatataatgtaaaaaaagtttggtAAGATTtcacattttctatttttaacaGAAGCAGTACAGCACTACTTCCCTGGAAAGACAGACTCTGAGATTAAGGGCTACATCAGACAGAAGCTTCAGAATGAAGCCAAAAGGCTAAAGAAGAAGCCAAATCCCTCTGAGGAGTCATTTCTTGGGCCTTAAGACTGAGTTGGTACAGATGACAGTAAGATCACTGACACCAGAGCTCGCCTTTcactaatgaatgaatgaataaattaatgaaaattgCCTTTTCCTTGCTGTATTTTCTGGTAATACTGTGAGAGCTGTTGGTCCAGTTTCTTGTGGTGTGAATAgacatttgtattattttatattatatatataatatataatcgaCCAAACAAAACTGTGAACTAGTACTGAATTGATGTACTGAGAAGTGTTGAGCTTAGTTTTGATAGGGGGCTAGACTTTTAGCCCAGTTAGTCCAGGTTGTTGTAGCATTATTGGAAGCTGTGCATTGATTTTTCgtagaaaataaacattaatagcTATACATTAATAAGTCTATTTTGTCAATGAGAAAGCTGTGCAGTCCTGTATAAGAAAGGACACAATATATTATGTGTTTGTCACGTTACCACATATAATGACATAAGAGGGCAGTTGCCCAGACAGTGATTGAAGCCCGGTCTTAGACTACTTAGAATTTTGAATAGGGATTTTTCAATTGACAGTGAAATAAAGTATATGACGGCTTGATCCCTGTCTGGGGAAACTGATCCAAGTAGTCTGTGGAATGTGAACATTGTAACATGTAAACACATTGATTTCTGGCTGGTATGATCATGTTACCTATTTCATTGAATTCTAACACGGTGTGAGTTTAAATTGCTGTTGAAATATCTGTGGATCAGAAATGTCTCATCTATTTGTAACATATGAACCAAGCTATACTTTAAGACTGTGATTGTGcaataaatagcatttttttttcaataaaaaataaaatgtttgccTGGATTTGTTCTGTTAGTTTGTACCCAGAATTGCTAAAGGCATGCAATGAATTATGTTCATGGCTGTCTTAAATGATacaactctgaaatataattaagaggaagatggatgatcacaagccatcaaaccaaactgaactgcttgaatttttgcaccaggagtgaaggcataaagttatccaaaagcagtgtgtaagactggtggagaagaacatgccaagatgcatgaaaactgtgattaaaaaaaacagggttattccaccaaatattgatttctgaaatcttaaaacgttataaatatgaatttgttttctttgcattaggtctgaggtctgaaagttctgcatcttttttatttcagctgtttcttattttctgcaagaaaaatgctctaaatgacaatattcttatttggaatttgggagtttatagagtaaaactacaatgttcattttactcaaacatatatcaataaatagcaaaattcttAATTTTCTTCCgagctgtatatacactattTAATTGCAGATATTTCTACTGTATACAGTACTTTACAGTTTACACGTTCATACCAAATGCCATGAGATTATGATTGTGTGACTTAATTATTACTTGTTACCTCAGGCTATAGCTTGAAAAATCCACacacttatattatattaagttATGAGGAGTTATCGACATGAACATCCTGCAGGACAGTGCTGCATTCTTTAGCGTACATTGGATATGGGAAAAGTCATGGGATTCAACACTAATTCTGAGTACCAAAAAGTTATCATGTTTTTGTTAaagtaactgtctcttctgtccagggaagtttttttttttttttttactaaatgttgGATCCATTTGCATTGCTGTgagtttgattgcattcaatggCTGGAGTATTAGTGAGGTCAGGCTATTGCCTGTACTCCACTTTATCTCGTTTCCTACTCCTCAAATCATCTCAGAAATACTGGATGGAGAACAGTTCTCCTggtccacagctcagtgcttggAGTCTTTATACccatctagcccacacctggcattaagcatTTTGCAGCTAGGTGTGTATGTTTATCTTCACCAGAGAGTCCTATCCTGTTcacaatacttctctacagggactgtaaatatttgcacatctgtgtcagcaatgaacttgaatgcatttattagtagGGGTATTCCCTTCCCATTCAGAAATACAGTGTTACATCTAGTAATGATATGCAAAATTTAGAAAAAGCACCTACGACAGGTTT
The sequence above is drawn from the Astyanax mexicanus isolate ESR-SI-001 chromosome 19, AstMex3_surface, whole genome shotgun sequence genome and encodes:
- the LOC103038210 gene encoding uncharacterized protein LOC103038210, with translation MRRKTAAKRLLNNEHEGEPEQAQCEAIEHRPSKMRKQLHPLEDLRQKLTPCDGGPLKLISRTFEVESTAGLAIADGDITMEVLGNLQTCSRSELIAMVLSMQRETDSLREQIKTLTACGRLAQNLEELVSKTEGWLNCCSIERTPSIPKAHEGNSAPSPVSAPVVRNNHRIEQQVSTQQDGHETDEKTPRSETPHFQEIIPAELLERCNTGTTAQKLTNELLRGLYDRDCLASHSISGVVNSKRGQPKPALPAHEIQAILKAVQHYFPGKTDSEIKGYIRQKLQNEAKRLKKKPNPSEESFLGP